A part of Deinococcus betulae genomic DNA contains:
- the miaB gene encoding tRNA (N6-isopentenyl adenosine(37)-C2)-methylthiotransferase MiaB, translating into MVHTKAHLITYGCQMNEYDTHLVQSQLVSFGADIVESVDEADFVLINTCAVRGKPVEKVRSVLGKLRKAKEHRPLVVGMMGCLAQLEEGQQMARKFGVDVLLGPGSLLDIGKALETNDRFWGLAFKDELHDHIPPPPTGKLQAHLTIMRGCDHHCTYCIVPTTRGPQVSRHPDDILRELDTLLAAGVQEVTLLGQNVNAYGVDGGARLGGYPSFANLLRLVGQSGVQRIKFTTSHPMNFTEDVAAAMAETSAVCEYVHLPVQSGSSRVLRRMAREYTREKYLAHIADIRKHMPDVVLATDIIVGFPGETEEDFQETLSLYDEVGYDSAYMFAYSARPGTPSYKHFDDLPREVKTERLSRLITKQKDWSARKNAGKIGTVQEVLLRGDAHDANFLEGHTRGNHPTVVPKVMGITGAGIYQVRINHATPHVMYGKLLDAQGNELPELPKHNPEAAALSAPLAMA; encoded by the coding sequence TTGGTTCATACGAAGGCACATCTCATTACCTACGGCTGTCAAATGAACGAGTACGACACGCACCTCGTTCAGTCTCAACTGGTCAGTTTTGGCGCCGATATAGTGGAATCGGTGGACGAGGCCGATTTCGTCCTGATCAACACCTGCGCCGTACGCGGCAAGCCGGTCGAGAAGGTGCGCAGCGTCCTGGGCAAGTTGCGCAAGGCCAAAGAGCACCGCCCGTTGGTGGTGGGCATGATGGGCTGCCTGGCGCAGCTGGAAGAAGGGCAGCAGATGGCCCGCAAGTTTGGCGTGGACGTGCTGCTGGGACCAGGCAGTCTGCTGGACATCGGCAAGGCGCTGGAAACCAACGACCGGTTCTGGGGGCTGGCCTTCAAGGATGAGCTGCACGACCACATTCCGCCGCCGCCCACCGGCAAATTGCAGGCGCACCTGACCATCATGCGCGGCTGCGACCACCACTGCACCTACTGCATCGTGCCCACCACGCGCGGGCCACAGGTCAGCCGCCACCCGGACGATATTCTGCGCGAGCTGGACACCCTCCTGGCAGCGGGCGTGCAGGAAGTGACCCTGCTGGGCCAGAACGTGAATGCCTACGGGGTAGACGGCGGGGCACGGCTGGGTGGTTACCCGAGTTTTGCCAACCTCCTGCGCCTGGTCGGCCAGAGCGGCGTCCAGCGCATCAAGTTCACGACCAGTCACCCCATGAACTTCACCGAGGACGTGGCCGCCGCGATGGCCGAAACCTCGGCTGTGTGCGAGTACGTGCATCTGCCGGTGCAAAGTGGCAGCAGCCGTGTGCTTAGACGCATGGCCCGCGAATACACCCGCGAGAAGTACCTGGCCCACATTGCCGATATCCGCAAGCACATGCCGGACGTAGTGCTGGCCACCGACATCATCGTGGGCTTTCCCGGCGAGACTGAGGAGGACTTTCAGGAGACCCTCAGCCTTTACGACGAGGTGGGCTACGACAGCGCCTATATGTTCGCCTACAGCGCCCGCCCCGGCACGCCCAGCTACAAGCACTTTGACGACCTGCCGCGCGAGGTCAAGACTGAGCGCCTGAGCCGCCTGATCACCAAACAGAAAGACTGGAGTGCCCGTAAGAACGCCGGGAAAATTGGCACGGTGCAGGAGGTGCTGCTGCGCGGCGACGCCCACGACGCCAACTTTCTGGAGGGCCACACGCGCGGCAACCACCCCACGGTCGTTCCCAAGGTCATGGGCATAACGGGCGCAGGCATCTATCAGGTGCGTATCAACCACGCCACGCCACATGTCATGTACGGCAAGCTGCTGGACGCCCAGGGCAACGAGCTTCCCGAACTGCCCAAGCACAACCCCGAAGCGGCGGCCCTGAGTGCGCCGCTGGCGATGGCCTGA